The following proteins are encoded in a genomic region of Corallococcus soli:
- a CDS encoding LPS-assembly protein LptD — protein sequence MTFLAPVALTLLVSAQIPLATQVELPTGEVVELAADYVVYESDILTARGHCELRSGDNVLRADEVTYNEATQVATATGNVMFVSGTLAAIADDVRVDLRSNEANVKGGLFMQKKGVTPEALQAAKTPDELRKLGETPVLLSGTRIRRTGEASFSVDGLAFTPCQCGPGEPGWRVEAKEASVVMGERAILTWPVVYVRSVPVFALPWLYLPLAERRSGLLIPRPANSGLNGFALDVPVFLTLGESYDITLTPGYYTGGGDIDNVVNDVVVREPRPNGVQGPRLHTEFRYVPSDRTRGRATLGLLYDLRPRLNPITGAFFRPYDFATDPPTQLSQQIVDEKRGLRGEASWQHTQDLGDGWYDRVDAYVVSDGFYTRDLTADLLVQNNNYLRSSAVVYQRKEDRYLGLDVSLRQDLRYPYRFFRTNVIPAVATPDNVAVDPHGPTTFQRLPGITLALPERPLFGGSVMGGMQVEYSRLSPLRSAFADDGRDGMFAPYGLWRPASAPLNVDYFSLPVDELEGNGRLDASEREGRDRVTLLPRLSTSYGLGPWARLTPSLAVRQDFSVGESSGRTAQRGYPMADLVLDSQLARTFTDKDTLYRHTVSPSVSLRYVPGGWGRTLTAARAEGPGTVPLVYDEVDTAVPLQSDGRVRGFLQAVVAVDQSLRVRKGPTTREPLRLRIGQGFDLSRHAPIAGRDSVQGGVLRDTFARLSASAGVLTAGALVRMDPTTGNLTQLGADFTIDNGKGNALYGRYDDLLAVKQLSIDRGLDPLAQGPDFVRRGIDMLVGDAPRPLPSHTDQLDPSPTERTQALTAGTRIKLGFGLGLRYEALVQPLYKDPSTQESQPLAQQTFGVSYGPACDCWRIEGVVILRRNQSPEFAGVNFSVAGFGSFGSGG from the coding sequence ATGACCTTCCTTGCTCCGGTCGCCCTGACGCTCCTGGTGTCGGCCCAGATTCCGCTGGCCACCCAGGTGGAACTGCCCACCGGCGAGGTCGTGGAGCTGGCGGCAGACTACGTCGTCTACGAATCGGACATCCTCACCGCGCGGGGCCACTGCGAGCTGCGCAGCGGCGACAACGTCCTGCGCGCGGACGAGGTGACGTACAACGAGGCCACCCAGGTGGCCACCGCCACCGGCAACGTGATGTTCGTCAGCGGCACGCTGGCGGCCATCGCGGACGACGTGCGCGTGGACCTGCGCTCCAACGAGGCCAACGTGAAGGGCGGCCTCTTCATGCAGAAGAAGGGCGTCACGCCCGAAGCCCTCCAGGCCGCGAAGACCCCGGACGAACTGCGCAAGCTGGGGGAGACGCCCGTCCTGCTGAGCGGCACGCGCATCCGCCGCACCGGGGAGGCGTCCTTCTCCGTGGACGGACTGGCCTTCACGCCGTGCCAGTGTGGCCCGGGCGAGCCTGGCTGGCGCGTGGAGGCGAAGGAGGCCAGCGTCGTCATGGGTGAGCGGGCCATCCTCACCTGGCCCGTGGTGTACGTGCGCTCGGTGCCGGTGTTCGCGCTGCCGTGGCTGTACCTGCCCCTGGCCGAGCGCCGCTCCGGCCTGCTGATTCCCCGTCCGGCCAACTCCGGCCTCAACGGCTTCGCGCTGGACGTGCCCGTCTTCCTCACGCTGGGGGAGAGCTACGACATCACCCTCACGCCCGGCTACTACACGGGCGGAGGCGACATCGACAACGTCGTGAACGACGTGGTCGTCCGCGAGCCGCGCCCCAACGGCGTGCAGGGGCCCCGGCTGCACACGGAGTTCCGCTACGTCCCCAGCGACCGCACCCGGGGCCGCGCCACGCTGGGCCTGCTCTACGACCTGCGGCCCCGGCTGAACCCCATCACCGGGGCGTTCTTCCGGCCCTATGACTTCGCCACGGATCCGCCCACCCAGCTGTCCCAGCAGATCGTGGACGAGAAGCGCGGGCTCCGGGGCGAAGCCTCCTGGCAGCACACGCAGGACCTGGGTGACGGCTGGTATGATCGGGTGGACGCGTACGTCGTGTCGGACGGCTTCTACACGCGCGACCTCACCGCCGACCTGCTGGTGCAGAACAACAACTACCTGCGCAGCAGCGCCGTCGTGTACCAGCGCAAGGAGGACCGCTACCTGGGGCTGGACGTGTCGCTGCGCCAGGACCTGCGCTACCCCTACCGCTTCTTCAGGACGAACGTCATCCCCGCGGTGGCCACCCCGGACAACGTCGCGGTGGACCCCCACGGGCCCACGACCTTCCAGCGGCTGCCGGGCATCACCCTGGCCCTCCCCGAGCGGCCCCTCTTCGGCGGGAGCGTGATGGGCGGGATGCAGGTGGAGTACAGCCGCCTGTCGCCCCTGCGCAGCGCCTTCGCGGACGACGGCCGGGACGGCATGTTCGCGCCGTACGGCCTCTGGCGCCCGGCGTCCGCGCCGCTGAACGTCGACTACTTCAGCCTCCCCGTGGACGAACTGGAGGGCAATGGCCGCCTCGACGCCTCCGAGCGCGAGGGCCGCGACCGCGTCACCCTGCTGCCGCGCCTGTCCACGTCCTACGGGCTGGGCCCCTGGGCGCGGCTGACGCCGTCCCTGGCGGTGCGCCAGGACTTCTCCGTGGGCGAGTCCTCCGGCCGCACCGCCCAGCGCGGCTACCCGATGGCGGACCTGGTGCTGGACTCGCAGCTGGCCCGCACGTTCACCGACAAGGACACGCTCTACCGCCACACGGTGTCCCCGTCGGTGTCGCTGCGCTACGTGCCCGGCGGCTGGGGCCGGACGCTCACCGCCGCGCGGGCGGAGGGCCCCGGCACCGTGCCGCTCGTCTACGACGAGGTGGACACCGCGGTGCCGCTCCAGTCCGACGGCCGCGTGCGGGGCTTCCTCCAGGCCGTGGTCGCCGTGGACCAGTCGCTGCGCGTGCGCAAGGGCCCCACCACCCGCGAACCCCTGCGCCTGCGCATCGGTCAGGGCTTCGACTTGTCCCGCCATGCCCCCATCGCCGGACGGGACTCCGTGCAGGGCGGCGTGCTGCGCGACACCTTCGCGCGCCTGTCCGCCAGCGCCGGCGTCCTCACCGCGGGCGCCCTCGTGCGCATGGACCCCACGACGGGGAACCTCACCCAGCTGGGCGCCGACTTCACCATCGACAACGGCAAGGGCAACGCGCTGTACGGCCGCTACGACGACCTGCTCGCGGTGAAGCAGCTCTCCATCGACCGGGGGTTGGATCCGCTCGCGCAGGGGCCCGACTTCGTGCGGCGGGGCATTGACATGCTGGTGGGAGACGCACCCCGCCCCCTACCGTCACACACCGATCAGCTCGACCCCTCACCGACCGAACGGACGCAGGCTCTCACTGCCGGTACGCGAATCAAGCTCGGATTCGGGCTCGGGTTGCGATACGAAGCGTTGGTGCAGCCCCTCTATAAGGATCCGTCTACCCAGGAAAGTCAGCCCCTTGCCCAGCAGACCTTTGGCGTGTCCTACGGGCCCGCCTGTGACTGTTGGCGCATCGAGGGGGTGGTGATCCTGCGGCGCAATCAGTCGCCGGAATTCGCCGGTGTGAATTTCAGCGTCGCCGGTTTCGGATCCTTCGGTTCGGGGGGTTAG
- a CDS encoding helix-turn-helix domain-containing protein, whose translation MSDLGKRIGQRIRELRTQRPERWTQEELAERAQISVSFLSMIERGERVPHVETLAALSNALSVSLGELFTGTEQTPAQTEDLLRPLSDFARARGLNARDVDRLLGVARVMFNGSAA comes from the coding sequence GTGTCGGACCTCGGAAAAAGAATTGGCCAGCGCATTCGCGAGCTTCGCACGCAGCGCCCGGAGCGATGGACGCAGGAAGAGCTCGCTGAGCGGGCACAGATCAGCGTGTCCTTCCTGTCGATGATCGAGCGCGGCGAGCGTGTCCCCCATGTGGAGACGCTCGCGGCGCTCTCCAACGCCCTCAGCGTCAGCCTCGGTGAGCTCTTCACGGGCACCGAACAGACGCCTGCACAGACGGAGGATCTGCTGCGTCCCTTGTCGGACTTCGCCCGCGCCCGGGGCCTCAACGCCCGGGACGTGGACCGCCTCCTGGGGGTCGCCCGGGTGATGTTCAACGGCTCGGCCGCCTGA
- a CDS encoding TetR/AcrR family transcriptional regulator — protein sequence MGQQKSAPEAGTRESERRRTILRAAIDVFARKGYHGCRIADVAKEAGVAYGLVYHYFKNKDELLETVFETGWSGFISRARLVAESEGPLVDKVRRIADVAFEAYRVDPRAVKVLILEIARSPAGARINRQTAFVDVIRLSAQMFTRAKESGELRPDVDPLLASALLFGSIEMGLTAFVVGLADARDTVMLERAKAQIADSFLHGVLVSTGEPPRSAPSQPEPSKGEPSKVDDPKSEPPPEESTWKREKSGTKSKAPKRG from the coding sequence GTGGGCCAGCAGAAGTCGGCACCGGAAGCCGGGACGCGGGAGAGCGAGCGTCGCCGGACCATCCTGCGGGCCGCCATCGACGTGTTCGCCCGCAAGGGCTACCACGGCTGCCGCATCGCGGACGTCGCCAAGGAGGCGGGCGTCGCGTACGGGCTCGTCTACCACTACTTCAAGAACAAGGATGAGCTGCTGGAGACCGTCTTCGAGACGGGCTGGAGCGGCTTCATCTCCCGCGCGCGGCTGGTGGCGGAGAGCGAAGGCCCGCTGGTGGACAAGGTGCGCCGCATCGCGGACGTGGCCTTCGAGGCCTACCGTGTCGACCCGCGCGCGGTGAAGGTCCTCATCCTTGAAATCGCCCGCAGCCCCGCGGGGGCCCGCATCAACCGGCAGACGGCCTTCGTGGATGTCATCCGCCTGAGCGCGCAGATGTTCACCCGCGCGAAGGAGTCCGGGGAGCTGCGCCCGGACGTGGACCCGCTGCTCGCCTCCGCGCTCCTCTTCGGCTCCATCGAGATGGGGCTCACGGCCTTCGTGGTGGGCCTCGCGGACGCGCGCGACACCGTGATGCTGGAGCGAGCCAAGGCGCAGATCGCCGACTCCTTCCTCCACGGCGTCCTGGTCTCCACCGGCGAGCCTCCCCGAAGCGCGCCGTCCCAGCCCGAGCCGTCGAAGGGCGAGCCGTCGAAGGTCGACGATCCGAAGAGCGAGCCCCCCCCGGAGGAGTCCACATGGAAGCGGGAGAAGTCCGGTACGAAGTCGAAGGCCCCCAAGCGCGGCTGA
- a CDS encoding enoyl-CoA hydratase/isomerase family protein, which translates to MEAGEVRYEVEGPQARLTIDRPRARNALSPGVIQGLLDALERADADPAVRVLVLTGAGEKAFCAGGDLGALAGDGGFLATHEGRRSYGRLLTRFQEVRKPTVARVNGHALAGGLGLVLACDLAVAVEGADLGTPEIDVGLFPMMMMALLQRHLGRKRALELVLTGDRLPARDALALGLLNRVVPAAELDATVAALAGKLAGKSQAVLALGRRAFFTAEDLTLPAALEFLSSQLSLNVLADDAAEGVTAFLEKRPPQWKDR; encoded by the coding sequence ATGGAAGCGGGAGAAGTCCGGTACGAAGTCGAAGGCCCCCAAGCGCGGCTGACCATTGATCGGCCGAGGGCGCGCAACGCGCTGTCGCCCGGCGTGATTCAAGGCCTGCTCGACGCGCTGGAGCGCGCGGACGCGGACCCGGCGGTGCGCGTGCTCGTGCTCACTGGCGCGGGGGAGAAGGCGTTCTGCGCGGGCGGGGACCTGGGGGCGCTCGCCGGGGACGGCGGCTTCCTGGCCACGCACGAGGGGCGGCGCTCCTACGGGCGGCTGCTCACGCGCTTCCAGGAGGTGCGCAAGCCCACCGTGGCCCGCGTCAACGGCCACGCGCTGGCGGGCGGGCTGGGCCTGGTGCTCGCGTGCGACCTGGCCGTGGCCGTGGAGGGCGCGGACCTGGGCACCCCCGAAATCGACGTGGGGCTCTTCCCCATGATGATGATGGCGCTGCTGCAGCGGCACCTGGGCCGCAAGCGCGCGCTGGAGCTGGTGCTCACCGGGGACCGGCTGCCCGCGCGCGACGCCCTGGCGCTGGGCCTGCTCAACCGTGTGGTGCCCGCCGCGGAGCTGGACGCCACGGTGGCCGCGCTCGCGGGGAAGCTCGCCGGCAAGAGCCAGGCGGTGCTGGCCCTGGGCCGCCGCGCCTTCTTCACGGCGGAGGACCTGACGCTGCCGGCCGCGCTGGAGTTCCTGTCCTCGCAGCTGTCGTTGAACGTTCTCGCGGACGACGCGGCCGAGGGCGTGACGGCCTTCCTGGAGAAGCGTCCCCCGCAGTGGAAGGACCGGTAG
- a CDS encoding M23 family metallopeptidase, translating into MPARNHSASSVLLLTLLASGPSALAAAPPAAPASGLTGTVTGATPTPGPRAPGAVVHGEMAPLTVKAAQGAVLDRPALAFQPTSAKPGDPVLVMVRGASALPTGTLGGRPLRFFAWKEGHAALTSLPVELNAGTEVLDVVAPGKGLPVALSGTLEVLAPGYRERQLRVAGKYVSPPKAVKARMAADRKAFAEAFAQPFQAPLFGQNFAWPRQDTVTAPFGDRRSFNGKLQSQHFGVDLDGDPGAPVFAANDGTVVMARDNYASGNTVLVHHGAGLYTAYFHLSRIDVKNGARVKLGDGLGLVGSTGRVTGPHLHWGVKADDRWVDGQTLLKLDFLGEQESPGVAVSSPDLANP; encoded by the coding sequence ATGCCCGCCCGGAATCATTCCGCGTCCTCCGTCCTGCTCCTCACCCTGCTCGCCTCCGGGCCCTCGGCGCTCGCCGCCGCGCCGCCCGCCGCCCCTGCTTCCGGGCTGACGGGCACCGTGACGGGCGCCACGCCCACGCCGGGCCCTCGCGCGCCGGGCGCCGTCGTCCACGGTGAGATGGCCCCCCTGACGGTGAAGGCCGCCCAGGGCGCTGTGCTGGACCGGCCCGCGCTCGCGTTCCAGCCGACCAGCGCGAAGCCGGGGGATCCGGTGCTGGTGATGGTGCGCGGCGCGTCCGCGCTCCCCACCGGCACGCTGGGGGGCAGGCCGCTGCGCTTCTTCGCGTGGAAGGAGGGCCACGCCGCCCTCACCAGCCTCCCGGTGGAGCTCAACGCGGGCACGGAGGTGCTGGACGTGGTGGCCCCCGGCAAGGGCCTGCCGGTGGCGCTGTCGGGCACGCTGGAGGTGCTGGCGCCGGGCTACCGCGAGCGCCAGCTGCGCGTGGCCGGCAAGTACGTGTCGCCGCCCAAGGCGGTGAAGGCGCGCATGGCGGCGGACCGCAAGGCGTTCGCCGAGGCGTTCGCGCAGCCGTTCCAGGCGCCGCTGTTCGGACAGAACTTCGCGTGGCCCCGGCAGGACACGGTGACGGCGCCCTTCGGCGACCGCCGCTCGTTCAACGGCAAGCTGCAGAGCCAGCACTTCGGCGTGGACCTGGATGGCGACCCGGGCGCGCCGGTGTTCGCCGCCAACGACGGCACGGTGGTGATGGCGCGCGACAACTACGCCTCCGGCAACACCGTGCTCGTGCACCACGGCGCGGGCCTCTACACCGCGTACTTCCACCTGTCGCGCATCGACGTGAAGAACGGCGCGCGGGTGAAGCTGGGGGACGGGCTGGGGCTGGTGGGCAGCACCGGCCGCGTCACCGGCCCCCACCTCCACTGGGGTGTGAAGGCGGACGACCGGTGGGTGGATGGCCAGACGCTGCTCAAGCTGGACTTCCTGGGCGAGCAGGAGTCGCCAGGCGTGGCCGTCAGCTCACCCGACCTGGCGAATCCCTAG
- a CDS encoding endonuclease/exonuclease/phosphatase family protein — MELTLVSYNIHSGIGVDGNFDLSRVGAVLREVNADIVALQEVGDFRGKTSREDQPEHLAEMLGLHMAFGPNVVRNGRRYGNAILSRLPVIKSKNYDLSVTGREPRGALRCDLDLGDGKQLHVFCLHLGLSVSERRRQESLLLSADLLRDAARKDPMVVCGDFNSWGNGPVSSLVREAIHDAAFELGAAARTYPTRLPLFRLDRIYVDSGVRPVSVTPHRTPLSRVASDHLPLVMRFEAPIPVQPPQAPPVELIG; from the coding sequence GTGGAGCTGACCCTCGTCTCGTACAACATCCACAGCGGCATCGGCGTGGACGGGAACTTCGACCTGTCCCGCGTGGGCGCGGTGCTCCGCGAGGTGAACGCGGACATCGTCGCCCTCCAGGAGGTGGGCGACTTCCGGGGCAAGACGTCCCGGGAGGATCAGCCCGAACACCTGGCGGAGATGCTGGGCCTGCACATGGCCTTCGGGCCCAACGTGGTCCGCAACGGCCGGCGCTACGGCAACGCCATCCTCAGCCGGCTGCCCGTCATCAAGTCGAAGAACTACGACCTCAGCGTGACGGGGCGCGAACCCCGCGGCGCGCTGCGCTGCGACCTGGACCTGGGGGACGGCAAGCAGCTGCACGTCTTCTGCCTCCACCTGGGTCTGTCGGTGAGTGAACGGCGGCGGCAGGAGTCGCTGCTCCTGTCCGCGGACCTGCTCCGGGACGCGGCGCGCAAGGATCCGATGGTGGTGTGCGGGGACTTCAACTCCTGGGGCAACGGGCCGGTGTCGTCGCTGGTGCGGGAGGCCATCCACGACGCCGCGTTTGAACTGGGCGCCGCCGCGCGCACGTACCCCACGCGGCTGCCGTTGTTCCGGTTGGACCGCATCTACGTGGACTCGGGGGTGCGCCCGGTGTCGGTGACGCCGCACCGCACCCCGCTGAGCCGGGTGGCGTCCGACCACCTGCCGCTCGTCATGCGCTTTGAAGCGCCCATCCCCGTGCAGCCGCCCCAGGCGCCGCCGGTGGAGTTGATCGGTTAA
- a CDS encoding phage holin family protein, whose protein sequence is MHVGSEQTDRGVAALVGRMADGFSRLVTQHLQLARLEIAEDAKAVGLDVASIAVFVPFLLVGYAFVCGALAALLATWLGWAGALALVGGVNLAGGCFGILRAVKRMKSRQMMDDSASELSRSMAALTSARPQAVAAPGVNSLKDTGKVFKESRDGR, encoded by the coding sequence ATGCACGTGGGCAGTGAACAGACGGATCGCGGCGTGGCCGCACTCGTCGGGCGCATGGCGGACGGCTTCAGTCGGCTGGTGACGCAGCACCTTCAGCTGGCGCGGTTGGAGATCGCGGAGGACGCGAAGGCGGTGGGCCTGGACGTGGCGAGCATCGCCGTGTTCGTGCCCTTCCTCCTCGTGGGCTACGCGTTCGTCTGCGGCGCGCTGGCGGCCCTCCTGGCCACCTGGCTGGGGTGGGCGGGGGCGCTGGCGCTGGTGGGCGGCGTGAACCTCGCCGGAGGCTGCTTCGGCATCCTGCGCGCGGTGAAGCGCATGAAGTCCCGGCAGATGATGGATGACAGCGCGAGCGAGCTGTCGCGCAGCATGGCGGCGCTCACCTCGGCGCGCCCGCAGGCGGTGGCGGCGCCCGGGGTGAACTCGCTCAAGGACACGGGCAAGGTCTTCAAGGAGTCGCGGGATGGCCGCTAG
- a CDS encoding DUF3618 domain-containing protein has product MAASNGTLPRTSAALREEIERTRADLATSVSALREEVAVATDWRQWVRRHPYACVGTAFLVGYVVGSRR; this is encoded by the coding sequence ATGGCCGCTAGCAATGGAACACTGCCGCGCACGAGCGCGGCGCTTCGCGAGGAAATCGAGCGCACCCGGGCCGACCTGGCCACGTCGGTGAGCGCGCTGCGCGAGGAGGTGGCGGTGGCCACCGACTGGCGCCAGTGGGTGCGGCGTCATCCCTACGCCTGCGTGGGGACGGCCTTCCTGGTGGGGTACGTGGTGGGCTCGCGGCGCTGA
- a CDS encoding YtxH domain-containing protein, with amino-acid sequence MLSLKDLKKLDRDDLLDLVGLETRRTTAEATLPALGIFAAGLLVGVGVGLLLADKPGTQLRGDLRTRLQGGQDKLVGAINNARGTETQQGAGSTVPPGSRTT; translated from the coding sequence ATGCTGAGCCTGAAGGACTTGAAGAAGCTGGACCGCGACGACCTGCTGGACCTCGTCGGCCTGGAGACGCGCCGCACCACCGCGGAGGCGACGCTGCCCGCGCTGGGCATCTTCGCCGCCGGCCTGCTGGTGGGCGTGGGCGTGGGCCTGCTGCTCGCGGACAAGCCGGGGACGCAGCTGCGCGGCGACCTGCGCACCAGGCTGCAGGGTGGCCAGGACAAGCTCGTGGGCGCCATCAACAACGCGCGCGGCACGGAGACGCAGCAGGGCGCGGGCTCCACGGTGCCGCCGGGTTCGCGCACGACCTGA